Proteins from a genomic interval of Syngnathoides biaculeatus isolate LvHL_M chromosome 23, ASM1980259v1, whole genome shotgun sequence:
- the ckbb gene encoding creatine kinase, brain b: MPFGNTHNKMKMNYSAEQEFPDLSQHNNHMAKVLTPEMYAQLRDKETPSGFTLDDVIQTGVDNPGHPFIMTVGCVAGDEETYEVFRDLMDPIIEDRHGGYKPDDKHKTDLDPENLQGGDDLDPNYVLSSRVRTGRSIRGFCLPPHCSRGERRAIEDLSIQSLDALDGDLKGRYYALKNMTEEEQQQLIDDHFLFDKPVSPLLLASGMARDWPDGRGIWHNDNKTFLVWVNEEDHLRVISMQKGGNMREVFTRFCTGLTKIESLFKERSHEFMWNEHLGYVLTCPSNLGTGLRAGVHVKLPNLSKHELFGEVLKRLRLQKRGTGGVDTAAVGGVFDISNADRLGFSEVELVQMVVDGVNLLVDMEKRLEAGDAIDDLMPEQK, from the exons ATGCCTTTCGGGAACACGCACAACAAGATGAAGATGAACTACTCGGCCGAGCAGGAGTTTCCCGACCTGAGCCAGCACAACAACCACATGGCCAAGGTGCTGACGCCCGAAATGTACGCCCAGCTGCGGGACAAAGAGACGCCGAGCGGCTTCACCCTGGACGACGTCATCCAGACGGGCGTGGACAATCCAG GTCATCCCTTCATCATGACCGTGGGCTGCGTGGCGGGAGACGAGGAGACCTACGAGGTGTTCCGGGACCTCATGGACCCCATCATCGAAGACCGCCACGGGGGCTACAAGCCCGACGACAAGCACAAGACCGACCTGGACCCGGAGAACCTGCAG GGAGGCGACGATCTGGACCCCAACTACGTTCTGAGCTCTCGGGTCCGGACCGGCCGGAGCATCCGCGGCTTCTGTCTGCCGCCTCACTGCAGTCGCGGAGAACGTCGCGCTATCGAGGACCTCTCCATCCAAA GTCTGGACGCCCTGGACGGGGATCTGAAAGGTCGCTACTACGCCCTGAAAAACATGACGGAGGAGGAACAGCAGCAGCTGATCGACGACCACTTCCTGTTTGACAAACCCGTGTCGCCTCTGCTCTTGGCCTCCGGCATGGCTCGCGATTGGCCCGACGGTCGCGGCATCTG GCACAATGACAACAAGACCTTCCTGGTGTGGGTCAATGAGGAAGACCACCTGCGCGTCATCAGCATGCAGAAAGGCGGCAACATGAGGGAGGTCTTCACCAGATTCTGTACCGGACTCACCAAG ATCGAATCGCTGTTCAAGGAGCGAAGTCACGAGTTCATGTGGAACGAGCACCTGGGCTACGTCCTCACCTGCCCGTCCAACCTGGGGACCGGCTTGCGAGCGGGCGTCCACGTCAAACTCCCCAACCTCAGCAAGCACGAGCTCTTCGGGGAAGTTCTCAAACGTCTCAGGCTGCAGAAGAGAGGCACAG ggGGCGTGGACACAGCGGCGGTGGGCGGAGTCTTTGACATCTCCAACGCGGACCGCTTGGGTTTCTCTGAAGTGGAACTGgtccagatggtggtggacggCGTCAACCTTCTGGTGGACATGGAGAAACGCCTGGAGGCCGGCGACGCTATCGACGACCTGATGCCCGAGCAGAAGTGA